In Tachysurus vachellii isolate PV-2020 chromosome 10, HZAU_Pvac_v1, whole genome shotgun sequence, the following proteins share a genomic window:
- the marcksb gene encoding myristoylated alanine-rich protein kinase C substrate b yields the protein MGAQVAKNGAKEETSAEKANGQENGHAKTNGNASPTADGAAEEVQANGKHAADGEVKAEDGAAEKPTEEGAAESAPVANGEDSSKPEENGGASGSSEPAKQKKRFSFKKPFKLSGFSFKKSAKKEAEAEEAAAPAEEGKDNAESEEAKPEASGGEEKEKEEAAEATTADQPSADEEKKTSEEQKPETPAEEKPAEAAAEEPAAAAPAPAESSDAQPAAAAAAEE from the exons ATGGGAGCTCAAGTGGCTAAAAACGGTGCAAAAGAGGAAACCTCTGCAGAAAAAGCAAACGGACAG GAAAACGGGCACGCTAAAACAAACGGCAATGCCTCCCCCACAGCAGATGGAGCCGCAGAGGAGGTCCAGGCCAACGGTAAACACGCCGCCGACGGTGAGGTGAAGGCCGAAGACGGGGCAGCCGAGAAGCCGACAGAGGAAGGCGCTGCTGAAAGTGCTCCAGTAGCCAACGGCGAGGACTCCAGCAAACCAGAAGAAAATGGCGGAGCATCAGGAAGCAGTGAGCCTGCCAAGCAGAAGAAGCGCTTCTCCTTTAAAAAACCGTTTAAACTCAGCGGCTTCTCCTTTAAGAAGAGCGCCAAGAAGGAAGCCGAGGCAGAAGAGGCGGCCGCTCCAGCCGAGGAAGGCAAAGATAATGCCGAATCCGAGGAAGCCAAGCCAGAGGCGTctggaggagaagagaaggagaaagaggaagCAGCAGAGGCGACCACAGCTGATCAACCGAGCGCAGACGAGGAGAAAAAGACAAGCGAGGAGCAAAAGCCCGAGACACCAGCAGAAGAGAAACCGGCCGAAGCCGCAGCTGAAGAGCCAGCGGCAGCAGCCCCGGCACCCGCCGAGAGCTCAGATGCTCAacccgccgccgccgccgctgCTGAAGAGTAA